ggttcacttttaccataaatagtaataggCTCTctcccatattccactaactcattccactcacatttaatttaaaactaatgtatATAAGTGAGATCTATAtcccattaacttttttcaacccacttatTTAAAAGTAAGATTTCTAATGGCGGATGGAGGATGGAGGATGGAGTGGGTAgttgtttctctctcatcacCCAGGTAATTATACTGCTGTTATGTCGCAACTACTCCCGGCAACATTGACGTCAAAAAGATAAATAGACATTTGATGGTAAaagaagtaaaataaaaaagaaagtgtaaaaaaatgaaaaataccacaaactaaaaaaagctTCATTTTTACGatttaagtaaattaattttatataagcTTCTGTGAGTATTAAGACAGAGAGAACGTAACCACACAtgcataaataattcaaattatataaaggccaagaatttgaattgaaatgatatgtttaattttgtgtatatttagTCTTCTCTGTTGACCTTGATAATCTTCAACggagaagaaaacaacaaaattcaaTCTAATCCAACTGCAATCGCGCCAGATCTAACTACCTTGTcccttttcaatttcaatattttttcgcATTGGTTGTTTATCGCAGTAACTGCTCGTGTTTTAGGAATTACAGAGTGTCTCGCACTGCAATCCGCCAGTTCTGCAGGTCTGACAAAATCTCCATCACTGCTTGTTTTTCTCTGTTCAATTCGTTTAGTAGCCCTTTGAGTTTACAGTTTTGCACTgcaaattttgagttttgttgATTTCTGTTCAATTGTGTGAATCAGCGATAATTTGGGAATTTGGATAGGTTTAATGTGCGGCATTTTTGGTTAGGACTTTGTTTTTTgcttttaatgtataattaatgaattattagaCGAATGCACTTTTATCTTTGACAATTGAGCTTTAAAGGAGTTTTCAAATTCatgtaattttcaaatttctgtaaaatccggaaaaataaaggagttttttttgttaggaCTCTGTTTCGTTGCTTTCAATGCATGGATACTTAAACTGGCATAGTTGGTTTTAAACTCGGAAGTTTTGTGTAGTTTCTCAAATTTCAGTATAATATCGAAAAGCTAATGAGTTTTCGGTTGTGTTGCTTTCAATTTTTGCTCTTGATTCTGGATTTTGGATGGGCAGATATGCAGAGCCAAGTGGTTTGTAGTGGGTGTAGAACCTTCCTTCTTTACCCGAGCGGAGCTACAAATGTTTGCTGTGCAATTTGCAACACGGTCAATATTGTGCCACCACCTGGTAATTATAAAGAATACCCCTGCCAAGATATTATTAATCTACTGAAGTCGATAGGAAAGAATAGTACACATGTTTGTGTTTTTGGTGCATGCTGTGTTAGTTTAGTTTATCATGCCCACAGTTCGTCATTACCACTTCGGTAGcagcctctctctctccttcccTTCTCATCACGTGTATTTTGAGTGATTCCTTTCATGCATTAGAGCAATTTGTGTTTTGCATTTATACTTTATTAGTACTCCTCTAGCTGTGTTTATTTCTTGGTGGCTGGATCTTACTGCATATTCTCTAGCATCTTGTCTTTTGAtgtatttgaaaataaatgatgGCTTGTTTGCACTGGCAAATCAACCACACAGAGAAGGTGTTGTTAGTGaattatcaatatatttgGCAGTGATAACAAGAAAGTGTGTGATCGATCGAATTTCACGTTTCTGTGTTTTTCGGTATTCTATGCAGGGGTGGAGATGGCTCAATTGGTATGTGGAGGTTGCCGCACCTTGCTTATGCATGCTCGTGGAGCAACCAGTGTCAGGTGTTCCTGCTGTCACACTGTAAATCTTGTGCCAGGTATAGATTTGACAATGATATTTACATACTAATGCTAGATCTTAGTATTGTCTTTTTTATGGCAGTTGTGCAAGTTATGGTGTTCTTTTAATAGATCTTCGATCATTgcctaattatttttcactGACGGTGTGCAGCTGTCTCGCCTCCTAGTAATGTTGCTCATGTCAACTGTGGAAATTGCCATACAATGCTGATGTATGCTGCTGGAGCACCATCAGTAAAATGTGCTATTTGTCACTTCATCACAGCTGTTAACGTTAGTATAAGgcttattctctcttttactctctttatttaataGAGATCTTCATTTCGTTAAATGGATACAAATTTGGTCTTCGATATGTTTGTTAAGCGGTAGGAGAGATATGCTTATCATATGAAAACATGAAATTGGTTCAACACTgggaaacatttcatatttcattgGATATTATTATGCTTCAACTCCACTCTACTGCACATTTTTTGCAGATGGGCGACACGAGTGTTCCCGTTCCTGTAAATATACCTGCAGGGAATTCCAATTCTGCACCAACACACTCTACCTCTACAGTAAGTTCAACAAACTGGCATGAGAGCGAAACCTTCTTTTGCACAAATTGATTGGAAACTGAATTCATTTTCTTGCTGCAGGTAACAACAGCCGGTTCTCATAATCAAACGGTAGTGGTGCAGAACCCCATGACCCTCGATGAAAGTGGCAACTTGGTCAGTTCTTCTTTCAACCCTTCGTTTCGCATTCCTTGTTGTGGTACTATTTCATGTAAAATGATCAATTCTGTTCTTCCACAGGTGACCAATGTCGTCGTTGGCGTCACAACATAAGGTGCATCGGAAGCGACGTTGGCTTAAATAAACAAGCATATAGAGTGACCCTGTGTATATCGTGGCTATGACTAATATGGAGGGTAACATTTGTTGTGAAGTACCAGATGAAAACTGGACAATTTTTCTGCTTTCATGATACTTGGAATTAGTTAATAATGAATTGATACACTCCCAATGATCAACAAATGGTTTAGGGGTAAGTGGTAACCCCATCGACGTgatacaaataatattttctagaTGCCCCACTGTCATCAGTATATAATGTGACATCTTACCATGTTATAGTAAGACAATgataagaattaaataaaataaaaacaagttgGTAGACTGAAATCAAGGACTTATGCCGGCTGTCTTTACAATTTCACAACGTTTAATGATGCTCCCCAACGTGACAACCTTGAATTAATCCGAAAGGGAAACACCTTAATTAAGTAGATATAAACACAGATTTTTTATGACTTTGGTTTTgtggaaaagaaaattttaaatcaaattgcaCTCAAAGTGAGCACGAGATCTCGAATCGATGCTgctaaaattatgataaaaaaataggattttaACTTTTGCAATTGGAAGTAAAGTCTTCATTTCTCACATGAAATTGGACCAAACAATCTACCACAGAATTCTAGGATTATTCTACGCTGATATGTTTATCCTTTATTGAATGTTGCATTTAATGGAATTTGTTTAAGACTTAGCTACGATTCTCATCTGGTAGTTTCGACGATTATTGCCAATTTAGTAacaattttaacaaataaaattaagataatatCCGATGTTCTTCCTTAggataataaaatagatcTCGCAGAAAAGAGATGATAGTCATTTGGACTGAGATGGCCGAATTATTTAAGTATAccattcaaattaaattaattttattttttcatatttaattatataagtatGTTGCTAGTTTCTGgtctcaaatttatgctactactatattaatatttaagttaCACGATCTCAATAGATTAAACACTGAATTCTATGAAGAATTAAtacattgaaattttattttagactatatttttgttttgatgacTTGTACAATATATTCTAACCGTCCTGGTTTTTTTCTTGACTCTTAAGTAGATCAAGTGTAATAACAAATCATATAAATTGCAACGGAATAGTCCAACACAACAATAGTTGTCAATTTCCGGCCGTTTGACTTGGTGGTGGATTGCGTGAGAGACGTAGATATTGAAACCCTATATAACTAaacattaacaaaaattttactaaccataataaaaatataaactttgacgtaatataaaattgtcaaaaagcATGACTCATTAGACAGTTTGACAAAAACCTTTCTTAAATGAGTAtaagataaatttaaatgtgaACTTATAAAATATACCCCATCAGTTGCGATTAGAGTCCTACTCACGGTTATTCGCCAATAATAGTCTCAGTTCATTTTAACTAGTTATTCGCCGATAATAGTctcatatcatttttattgttattcgCCAATAATAGCCttactaatttattataaaattaataatatataaaaatgagattcatattttactattttaatctatcaattttattttatatttcttaaatattcTTGCAGAAttcaaccgagactcctaacgTGGAAGACGATGCATCCAGTATCTCCCTCCATCTTAATAAAGAGGAAAGGCAAAAAATCTTTCCCAACCCTTAATTGTTGAATTCCAAacctaatattttttaatcaatttggCAAACGCTTAATCACACATAGATCATGGACCCCCACTTTTGACTTGTTTATCAGTGTGacacatttattaattacaattgAAAAGTATCCTAGACagcaaaaagaataaaaataaaaataaaaataaaataaacataaaaagggCTGGCAGCTTTCAATCACGGCCGTCCATGTAGGCTGCATCAACGGTCGAGATCACACGTAGTGGGTGAGGTGGCCGGTATATAGCTCGACGGCTGACATCAGGCGGTGGTAGCCGTATCTCACGCGTGCGGATATATGAACATGACTCTtatcctaattaattatttaattaactgattaattaatacattaCTATTATCTGTCTTAATCATCGATGCGTGATTGTCGTTATGTggcttattaaattatttgggGTTGATTAAAGTATTCAAATTGGgacttatttattaattttctagaTCACATAGAATGATATGCTTCTGATATGACTCTTTTGTTGATCGATATGTGTCTAATTATGGGATAGTTTTTACTTGAAACATAATCTGATCAGTGTCAGTTTATTTTCTTGTGGATTCTTTTGTCTTATGTTACGACATAGAAGGTGGAATATCCCATACTCTTTCCGTCACTACAGAGTATACACTTTGAGTTtaacacgaattttaatacaaaattggtaaagtaaaagagatataaaga
The genomic region above belongs to Salvia hispanica cultivar TCC Black 2014 chromosome 3, UniMelb_Shisp_WGS_1.0, whole genome shotgun sequence and contains:
- the LOC125210492 gene encoding protein LSD1-like; its protein translation is MQSQVVCSGCRTFLLYPSGATNVCCAICNTVNIVPPPGVEMAQLVCGGCRTLLMHARGATSVRCSCCHTVNLVPAVSPPSNVAHVNCGNCHTMLMYAAGAPSVKCAICHFITAVNMGDTSVPVPVNIPAGNSNSAPTHSTSTVTTAGSHNQTVVVQNPMTLDESGNLVTNVVVGVTT